From Camelina sativa cultivar DH55 chromosome 20, Cs, whole genome shotgun sequence, the proteins below share one genomic window:
- the LOC104769790 gene encoding UDP-glucose 6-dehydrogenase 3-like isoform X2 produces the protein MVKICCIGAGYVGGPTMAVIALKCPSVEVAVVDISVPRINAWNSDQLPIYEPGLDDVVKQCRGKNLFFSTDVEKHVREADIVFVSVNTPTKTRGLGAGKAADLTYWESAARMIADVSVSDKIVVEKSTVPVKTAEAIEKILTHNSKGIKFQILSNPEFLAEGTAIEDLFMPDRVLIGGRETPEGFAAVKALKDVYAQWVPEERILTTNLWSAELSKLAANAFLAQRISSVNAMSALCEATGANVTEVSYAVGKDSRIGPKFLNSSVGFGGSCFQKDILNLVYICECNGLPEVAEYWKQVIKINDYQKTRFVNRIVSSMFNTVSNKKIAVLGFAFKKDTGDTRETPAIDVCKGLLGDKARLSIYDPQVTEEQIQRDLTMNKFDWDHPLHLQPMSPTTVKQVSVVWDAYEAAKDAHGICILTEWDEFKKLDFEKIFENMQKPAFVFDGRNVVDAEKLRKIGFIVYSIGKPLDQWLKDMPALA, from the exons ATGGTGAAGATATGTTGTATTGGAGCTGGTTATGTTGGTGGTCCAACCATGGCGGTCATTGCTCTCAAGTGTCCATCTGTTGAAGTAGCCGTTGTTGATATCTCTGTACCAAGGATCAATGCTTGGAACAGTGATCAGCTCCCCATTTACGAGCCAGGTCTTGATGATGTTGTTAAGCAGTGCCGTGGGAAAAATCTCTTCTTCAGCACCGACGTTGAGAAACATGTTAGAGAGGCTGACATTGTCTTTGTCTCTGTCAACACCCCAACTAAGACACGTGGTCTTGGAGCTGGCAAAGCTGCTGATTTGACTTACTGGGAGAGTGCTGCTCGTATGATCGCTGATGTTTCCGTTTCTGACAAGATTGTTGTCGAGAAATCAACTGTGCCTGTCAAAACTGCTGAAGCCATTGAGAAGATTCTTACACACAACAGCAAAGGAATCAAGTTCCAGATTCTTTCCAACCCTGAGTTTCTTGCTGAAGGTACAGCTATTGAAGACCTTTTCATGCCTGACCGTGTTCTTATCGGTGGTCGTGAAACACCTGAAGGCTTTGCAGCTGTTAAAGCCTTGAAAGATGTTTATGCTCAATGGGTTCCTGAAGAGAGGATCCTCACTACCAACCTCTGGTCTGCTGAGCTTTCTAAGCTTGCAGCTAACGCCTTCTTAGCACAGAGGATCTCATCTGTCAATGCTATGTCTGCTCTCTGTGAAGCAACTGGCGCCAATGTCACTGAG GTCTCTTACGCTGTGGGTAAAGACTCTCGGATCGGTCCCAAGTTCTTGAACTCGAGTGTTGGATTCGGTGGATCTTGTTTCCAGAAGGACATCCTTAACTTAGTCTACATCTGTGAATGCAATGGCTTACCTGAAGTCGCTGAGTACTGGAAACAAGTCATCAAGATCAACGACTACCAGAAAACCAGATTTGTTAACCGCATCGTCTCTTCAATGTTCAACACAGTCTCCAACAAAAAGATTGCGGTTCTCGGTTTCGCCTTCAAGAAAGACACAGGAGACACTAGAGAGACTCCAGCCATTGATGTCTGCAAAGGTCTGTTAGGTGACAAAGCTCGTCTCAGCATCTATGACCCACAAGTCACTGAAGAGCAGATCCAAAGAGACTTAACCATGAACAAATTCGACTGGGACCACCCTCTTCATCTCCAGCCCATGAGTCCCACCACTGTGAAACAAGTCTCGGTCGTTTGGGACGCATACGAGGCAGCCAAAGACGCTCACGGTATCTGCATTTTAACCGAGTGGGACGAATTCAAGAAACTCGATTTCGAAAAGATCTTTGAGAATATGCAGAAACCAGCTTTTGTTTTCGACGGTAGGAACGTTGTGGACGCTGAGAAACTCAGGAAGATTGGG
- the LOC104769790 gene encoding UDP-glucose 6-dehydrogenase 3-like isoform X1, which yields MVKICCIGAGYVGGPTMAVIALKCPSVEVAVVDISVPRINAWNSDQLPIYEPGLDDVVKQCRGKNLFFSTDVEKHVREADIVFVSVNTPTKTRGLGAGKAADLTYWESAARMIADVSVSDKIVVEKSTVPVKTAEAIEKILTHNSKGIKFQILSNPEFLAEGTAIEDLFMPDRVLIGGRETPEGFAAVKALKDVYAQWVPEERILTTNLWSAELSKLAANAFLAQRISSVNAMSALCEATGANVTEVSYAVGKDSRIGPKFLNSSVGFGGSCFQKDILNLVYICECNGLPEVAEYWKQVIKINDYQKTRFVNRIVSSMFNTVSNKKIAVLGFAFKKDTGDTRETPAIDVCKGLLGDKARLSIYDPQVTEEQIQRDLTMNKFDWDHPLHLQPMSPTTVKQVSVVWDAYEAAKDAHGICILTEWDEFKKLDFEKIFENMQKPAFVFDGRNVVDAEKLRKIGFIVYSIGKPLDQWLKDMPALA from the exons ATGGTGAAGATATGTTGTATTGGAGCTGGTTATGTTGGTGGTCCAACCATGGCGGTCATTGCTCTCAAGTGTCCATCTGTTGAAGTAGCCGTTGTTGATATCTCTGTACCAAGGATCAATGCTTGGAACAGTGATCAGCTCCCCATTTACGAGCCAGGTCTTGATGATGTTGTTAAGCAGTGCCGTGGGAAAAATCTCTTCTTCAGCACCGACGTTGAGAAACATGTTAGAGAGGCTGACATTGTCTTTGTCTCTGTCAACACCCCAACTAAGACACGTGGTCTTGGAGCTGGCAAAGCTGCTGATTTGACTTACTGGGAGAGTGCTGCTCGTATGATCGCTGATGTTTCCGTTTCTGACAAGATTGTTGTCGAGAAATCAACTGTGCCTGTCAAAACTGCTGAAGCCATTGAGAAGATTCTTACACACAACAGCAAAGGAATCAAGTTCCAGATTCTTTCCAACCCTGAGTTTCTTGCTGAAGGTACAGCTATTGAAGACCTTTTCATGCCTGACCGTGTTCTTATCGGTGGTCGTGAAACACCTGAAGGCTTTGCAGCTGTTAAAGCCTTGAAAGATGTTTATGCTCAATGGGTTCCTGAAGAGAGGATCCTCACTACCAACCTCTGGTCTGCTGAGCTTTCTAAGCTTGCAGCTAACGCCTTCTTAGCACAGAGGATCTCATCTGTCAATGCTATGTCTGCTCTCTGTGAAGCAACTGGCGCCAATGTCACTGAGGTCTCTTACGCTGTGGGTAAAGACTCTCGGATCGGTCCCAAGTTCTTGAACTCGAGTGTTGGATTCGGTGGATCTTGTTTCCAGAAGGACATCCTTAACTTAGTCTACATCTGTGAATGCAATGGCTTACCTGAAGTCGCTGAGTACTGGAAACAAGTCATCAAGATCAACGACTACCAGAAAACCAGATTTGTTAACCGCATCGTCTCTTCAATGTTCAACACAGTCTCCAACAAAAAGATTGCGGTTCTCGGTTTCGCCTTCAAGAAAGACACAGGAGACACTAGAGAGACTCCAGCCATTGATGTCTGCAAAGGTCTGTTAGGTGACAAAGCTCGTCTCAGCATCTATGACCCACAAGTCACTGAAGAGCAGATCCAAAGAGACTTAACCATGAACAAATTCGACTGGGACCACCCTCTTCATCTCCAGCCCATGAGTCCCACCACTGTGAAACAAGTCTCGGTTGTTTGGGACGCATACGAGGCAGCCAAAGACGCTCACGGTAT CTGCATTTTAACCGAGTGGGACGAATTCAAGAAACTCGATTTCGAAAAGATCTTTGAGAATATGCAGAAACCAGCTTTTGTTTTCGACGGTAGGAACGTTGTGGACGCTGAGAAACTCAGGAAGATTGGG